The nucleotide sequence TCTTTCAGACTCAGGTATCCAAGagcgaggtcggccgggtctagttctggaatccatgcttttgcccggctcaacGCGGCGatggccccggctcttgaggacgcccgccttagATCTTGGACCCATTGAGGTAGCACAACAAGACACTTCATCACGTCTCGCAGGAGGTGGGGAACGTCATTTGATAAAGCTACAGCGGCCAAAGCACATTGTGACCCGGTGTACAGTTGCTCCACTAGAGTATAAACCgctttcagcttgatcaacatgttctgcttgaggtttgtgctcctggggcctgcgttCATAAACATAAGGTGAGCTGGAGATAACGATTAAAATAGTCATCAAAGGAAGGATTACAATATTTGAGGTTATatacagtaacttaccgaagatggctgagaccatttgagatatctggcgctttaagccggatagctcggctGTTGCTTCTGCAAGTGATGCCTCTGCCATCTCGGCCTGGGTCACCAGTgaagccttttcatcagcccatattttcttctccgcctcaaaattcttcttcaacttctcttgttcagagacgctgaattcaaatttggagttggccttttgaatttcaagttcttgagctgtcagacggctcttcaggtcagcaatctccgactcaaattgacttatggtggcctgcattgatgtcgggttatagtcagaatcatggtaagataacattaagtcccaagcactttgcaagcaaagatacttgacacttgggggctaatgtatgctgaagaagtTTTAACTTACAATGCTGGTTCATGcaaattaagtcccaagcactttgcaagcaaagatacttgacacttgggggctaatgtgtatcgcaagttcaAGGTATCATGTTACAACCGGGTTAAATATCTTCTTTCTAAACCGGACAGAGCAGTGCTAAGCAGTTTTCTAAGTCTACAAtttatttattcataagcaatagacttgggggctgatacaGTAAGTATGATTCAGATAAGgggcataagttatacctcagatttttgttgtatttgcttcaccatgtcaatttccaggtcacggctgctatgTACTTGATTGAGATAGCCAGAGACTATATCGCCAATGCTTAAATGAGTATAGTCAGCAATGTCTAGCTTGGCCTTTCGGTGTTCCAGCAGTTCCTCCTTAGCAGAGCACTTGGCAAGGACAGTGGGCTGCCCTGGCTCAACAAACTGATTCTTTAGAATCTCAACTTCCGGATCAAttgtcttggccgggctaggagcTTTCGGGTTATCAGAGCTGTTGAGAGTATCTTCGGCGGGTGGATCAGAGGTTGGTGCTGGAATGTCATaggctggttcaggcggcggctgatgggtagaaCTGTTAGGATCAGTCGTGTCAAGCTCTGGTTCAGTCACGActgggtcttgggacggcttactCTTTTTTGCCCTCTTACTGGGATTCACTTGTACGCTATGGACAAAGGCAGAAGGAtgagtacaaaagcatgagtaaggtAAAACATAAGGTAAACAAAAGtacattacccaggggcagttttgaaagtcggcatgttagattgcatagactcgccggaggaaggagaggtatcctgataattggagtcagatgaattgaaaggttgacgaattaaacccgccaaaggtaaaacagaacgtaaatcggagataacctcagtctgaCGCTTCCTGattacgtcaggtaagccggaggagagctctacatccttgctggtccgggtctgcctccggctttccaattgttgttgcttcaaaataaattgaggatcttggtaagccaaaggatgtgaaaatcttactttccgggttactcttcgaattttctgacgcggcaagggctcggagtcggaggagattatagttaccacTTCCTCGACGGCTCGGCTGTTCCCCGTGTCTTCCTGAAAAGATTTAATGTCAGTAAGGTGATGATAAAGAGTCAAGGGAGTTAGaagttacctcttcttcatcgtcatcAGTGTCGTCAAGTTTAAACATATCGGAAGCGCTTGGCTTCCTCTTCTTCGAAGTTCtagtcttggcggctttcctttcagctctttttgccgctctggcttgtttggccgcctcatggtcatacttgaccttccagaagttgtcatcggcctGTAAAAAATAATAAGGAATTATGAATAAAAGCAAGGTATAACATGGTAAAGAGTATTCATTGAGGTTGATGACTTACTgcgggggccgggttcttcttgcagaaaggaagtaagccaaaggcattactaGTCACCGTGCCCTCTTTCAACAACGCTTGGGCTgtagcctccaccacatcatctggtaagtcgtcgggACTATGACGCAGTGGGTCATCCTTTTCGCCAGTGTAAGAGCACATTAAGCCAGGGCGGCGGCTTAACGGGATCACCTGCCAGGAGATCCAGACTCGCACCAAATCAATACCGTTCAAGCCATTACCTAAGAgggctttgatcttcttgatggtaggGGCAAGTGATAGACGTTCAACAGCGGTTAGCTTATCCGGCAGCGGGTGATCTGATTCAAGTCGCAGAGCGCGGAAGCTGGGCAGAGGGTTATCGTCAGCCGGGGAAGTGTCCtagcaatagaaccacgtctgattccaatccttcGGATTTCTCGGtagttcagcataaggaaaaaggcagtctctccggcgctgaatcgagatgccaccaagttctagactgggcccgttggcacgttcattctgccggtttaagtagaatagctctctgaacaaaagtagattgggctcttctcccaggtacacctcgcagaagact is from Triticum aestivum cultivar Chinese Spring chromosome 1B, IWGSC CS RefSeq v2.1, whole genome shotgun sequence and encodes:
- the LOC123090170 gene encoding uncharacterized protein, which codes for MAEASLAEATAELSGLKRQISQMVSAIFGPRSTNLKQNMLIKLKAVYTLVEQLYTGSQCALAAVALSNDVPHLLRDVMKCLVVLPQWVQDLRRASSRAGAIAALSRAKAWIPELDPADLALGYLSLKEDGTVFDEQDFTAYVKDIRPVATLIGNDTDLTKYQPGYDSENRRIPTPPYDEVSLIPPTRKHTFAPEVDPAGLIDDAAEFEALSDIDWASSTFQDRAADGEAEKDNPESSSPPKE
- the LOC123078241 gene encoding uncharacterized protein translates to MCSYTGEKDDPLRHSPDDLPDDVVEATAQALLKEGTVTSNAFGLLPFCKKNPAPAADDNFWKVKYDHEAAKQARAAKRAERKAAKTRTSKKRKPSASDMFKLDDTDDDEEEEDTGNSRAVEEVVTIISSDSEPLPRQKIRRVTRKVRFSHPLAYQDPQFILKQQQLESRRQTRTSKDVELSSGLPDVIRKRQTEPPPEPAYDIPAPTSDPPAEDTLNSSDNPKAPSPAKTIDPEVEILKNQFVEPGQPTVLAKCSAKEELLEHRKAKLDIADYTHLSIGDIVSGYLNQPPSLLLMNK